From a single Phoenix dactylifera cultivar Barhee BC4 unplaced genomic scaffold, palm_55x_up_171113_PBpolish2nd_filt_p 000348F, whole genome shotgun sequence genomic region:
- the LOC103698834 gene encoding probable carboxylesterase 15: MSSAPSPPHVVEDCLGVLQVLSDGSILRSPNPVIPVPVPVRDDGTVVWKDVQFDAAHDLHLRLYKPRNRLPSDGLKLPVFYYFHVGGFCFGSCTWSANQNCCLRLAAELRAVVVNPDYRLAPEHRLPAAIDDGASAVEWLRRQAVSPDQDPWLAEAADFGRVFISGESAGGNIAHHLAVRFGSAAGRAELHPVQIRGFLLIMPFIGGIQRTRSEAQCPKEAFFNLEANDRYWRLSLPAGGTRDHPLANPFGPESPSLEAVEVEPVLVVVAENDLLRDRGVDYAKRFEGWGKRVKLVEFKGQQHGFFCFGASSEPVDELMTVIKRFMDEVGTGLG; the protein is encoded by the coding sequence atgtCATCCGCTCCTTCTCCTCCGCACGTGGTCGAGGATTGCCTCGGCGTCCTCCAAGTCCTCAGCGACGGATCCATCCTCCGATCCCCCAATCCCGTCATTCCCGTCCCCGTCCCCGTCCGCGACGACGGCACCGTTGTGTGGAAGGATGTCCAGTTCGACGCCGCACACGACCTCCACCTCCGCCTCTACAAACCCCGCAATCGCCTCCCCTCCGACGGCCTGAAGCTCCCTGTCTTCTACTACTTCCACGTAGGCGGCTTCTGTTTCGGCTCCTGCACCTGGTCCGCCAACCAGAACTGCTGCCTCCGCCTCGCCGCCGAGCTCCGCGCCGTCGTCGTCAACCCAGACTACCGCCTCGCCCCCGAGCACCGCCTCCCCGCCGCCATCGACGACGGCGCCTCTGCCGTGGAGTGGCTCCGCCGCCAGGCCGTCTCGCCCGACCAAGATCCCTGGCTCGCCGAAGCGGCCGACTTCGGCCGGGTGTTCATCTCCGGCGAATCCGCGGGTGGGAACATCGCCCACCACCTGGCCGTGCGGTTCGGTTCAGCGGCCGGCCGGGCGGAGCTGCATCCGGTCCAGATCCGCGGGTTCCTTCTGATTATGCCGTTCATTGGTGGGATCCAGCGCACGAGATCTGAGGCGCAGTGCCCGAAGGAGGCGTTCTTCAATTTGGAGGCGAACGACAGGTACTGGAGGCTGTCGCTGCCAGCCGGCGGGACCAGGGACCACCCACTGGCGAACCCGTTCGGACCGGAGAGCCCGAGCCTGGAGGCGGTCGAGGTGGAACCGGTGCTGGTGGTGGTGGCCGAGAACGACCTGCTGAGGGATCGGGGTGTGGACTACGCGAAGAGGTTTGAAGGTTGGGGGAAGCGGGTGAAGCTGGTGGAGTTCAAAGGGCAACAGCACGGATTTTTCTGTTTTGGCGCTTCGTCGGAGCCGGTCGATGAGTTGATGACGGTGATCAAGCGGTTTATGGACGAGGTCGGGACCGGATTAGGCTGA